CGTTTTTCATGTTGGACGACCCCAAGGCGTGCCGCGGCGTGCTGATGGCGTTCTACGGTTGGCTCGACGAAAACGTGGTCGATGGCGACGCGCAGACCGCAACTGCCGCCGCTCAGCAGGCGTACCGGATTTTCCTCGATTGGTATCAATTCGCGAAATGATGGATACCAAGCTGGACCCCAATTTACTGACCGATTGCGATAAAGAGCCGATCCACCTCTTGGGCGGAGTGCAGCCCCACGGGGTGATGGTGGTGCTGGATGCCGGCGACTACCGGATTTTGCGCGTGTCGGCGAGCGCGGCGACCGTGTTTGGCATCGAGCCAGAAACGTTGTTGGGCAAGTGCATGCTGCGCTACGTGGAAGACGCGAACCGCGACGACTTGGTTGATCGCCTGTCGAACGCGGCCCGCAATTACGCCAACCCAATGGGGGTGACGCTCAACCTGCCTTCGGGTAAAATGTCTTTCGACTGCATTGGTCACTTTGTCAATGGCGACATTGTGCTGGAGTTCGAGAACCCTGGTGAGCGCGCCCACTACTATGCGCAGGGCTTTTCCGAGCACTACGAGCTGACGCAGAAATGCCTGTCTTACATCACGGGATGCGAAACGATGGTCGACGCCGCGCATTTCATTTGCAAGCAGGTTCGTGAGGCGACCGGCTTTGACCGCGTGATGTTCTACCGCTTTGAACCCGAGGGGCATGGCGAGGTCGTGGGTGAGGCCAAGCGTGATGATTTGGAGGCGTTTCTGGGCCTGCATTACCCAGCGACCGACATCCCCAAGCAGGCCCGTAAACTTTATGAGCGCAATTGGATTCGGCTGATTATGGATATCGGTGCCGAGCCTGCGCCGCTGCTGCCAGCCGATATGCCGACGATGGATATGAGCGACTGCGTGCTGCGCTCGGTGTCGCCCGTGCACATCCAGTATTTGAAAAACATGGACGTGACCGCTTCGATGTCGGTCTCGCTGATGAACGGTCAAGAGTTGTGGGGGCTGATCGCTTGCCACCATTATTCGGGGCCGATGTTTGTGCCCTACACCACACGCTTATCGTGCGTATATTTGGGGCAGCTGGTGTCCGCGCAAATGGTGACCAAGCTGAAGCATGAGCAGTCCGAGCAAGTCGCACACCGCCGACATAGCCTGATCGCCCTGGGCAAATCCATCTCCGATAGCAGCTCGCTAACGGAGGCGCTACGGATGAATGCCGAGGCCCTGCTTAAGGCGGTCCGCGCGGACGGTTTTACGCTTATTGCCGAAGACGAAACGCTCACCATCGGAACGTCGCCGCAAGCCGGATTTCTCGATGCGCTGGTGTGCCAGCCGGAGAAGGGTGCGGCCATATTTTCTCAGAGCATCGTGGCGGATTTCCCCGGTGCGGCGGACCTGGCGGGTGACTGCGCGGGCCTGGCAATGCTGCCATTGGGCACGGACTGGAAGTTGGTCTTTTACCGGGTGGAGCGCGTGCAGGAAATTCGCTGGGCCGGGCGGCCGGACGAGTCTGGTGAAGCCAAGCCGCTGACCCCGCGCAACTCTTTCGAGGAATGGAAGGAAATGGTCCGAGGGCTGTCCGAGGCCTGGTCGTCGGCAGACGTTTCCATTGTCGAGGATTTGCAATCCTGGTTGATGACGTTTGTCATCAAGCGTAACGCTGACCTGAACCGCCTTAACGATCAACTGCATTCGAAAAACGAGGAGATCGAGCAGTTTACCTATTCGGTGTCGCACGATTTGAAATCTCCGCTGGTGACGATCAAGGCATTTTCTGGCGCGCTGATGGAAGACATTGGCAAGGGGCAGTTCGACAGCGCGCAGGACAACTTGCTGCGCATCCAGCGTGCCAGCGATCGTATGGCGGAATTCATCGAAGAGCTACTGGCCTTTTCGCGCATCGGCTCCAAGGGCAAGATGGTGGCGATTAATATGGATGAGCTCCTGGCAGGGATTCGGTTCGATCTTGAGGTGATGACCCGCGAGGTGGGGGCCGAAATCGTCTGTCAGTCGGATTTGCCAAACTGCCAAGGCTGCCATGGCGAGGTGTCGCGTCTTTTCCAAAACCTCCTGGACAATGCCTTGAAATACGGGTGCACGGCCGAGAAGCCCCGCATCGAAGTGACTGGCGCGGTCGATGGCGATTTCTGCATCTACCGCGTGCGCGACAACGGTGCCGGCATCAAGGAGAAATACCATAAGCGGATTTTCCGGCTGTTCCAGCGGCTGAGCTCGAAGACGCAAGGCTCGGGCGTCGGGCTGGCGTCGGTGTTGAAGATCGCCCAGCGCCATGGCGGCAACTGCGGCGTTTCCTCGGAGCCCGGGCAGGGCGCGGAGTTCTGGGTAAAACTACCATTGGGCGATGAATGACTTTGCGACAGATGGCCGCTGCTTCATGCTGCTGCTGGCGGAGGATGAGGACGACCATGCGTGCCTCGTCGAGCGTAGCTTGGCCTGTGCACCGATCCCCGTGGAGTTGACGCGTGTGCGCGATGGCGGCGAGGCGCTGGATTACCTGAACCGGCAGGGGGAATTCGCCCTGGCGGAACCGCCCGATCTGCTGTTGCTCGACCTGAAATTACCGGGTGTGAGTGGTCTGGAGCTGCTGGAGGAAATCAGCCAATTGCCGCGCTTTGCCGCGTTGCCCAAGGTGGTGTATTCCACCTCGGTCGCTCACCGCGATGTGCAGCTTGCCTATGAGTTGGGCGCAAGCTCCTACCTGAAAAAGCCCATGGAGTTCACCGATTTTAAGCAAATGATTAGCGCCCTCTGTTTGTACTGGGGTGTCTGGAATCAAGTCCCACCGATTGATCAATCGAACTATGAGAAGTAAATACAACGTGTTCGTCGTCGAAGATAACGACGATCATTTCAACATCATTAAGGGGCTGCTTTCTGCGAACCAAATGAATGTGAATTCGCTAGTGCGCGCGCAGTCCTCCCATGAGGCCGAGCGGGTGCTTAAGGAGAACAATTTTGACGTAATCCTGCTGGACCTGAGCCTGCCGGACAGCTCGCCAGCGGAGACGATCGACTTGGCAACGGCCTTTGCGCCGAATACCGCCATCATCGTGTTGACCTCGCTTTCCGAGGACGACTTGATCGAGCGTGCGCTTTCCGCGGGTGCTCAGGACTACATCGACAAATATTCGCTGGACAGCAACACGCTGGAGAAATCCATCACGCATGCCGTCGAACGAAAGCGGATCCTGTGTCAGCTCTCGCATAAAAACCAAGAGCTGGAGCGCTTTGGCAGTTTACTCGCGCACGAGATCGCCAATCCGGTGCAGACGATGGCCACCGCGCTTTGGCTGGCACAAGATGCTTTATCCCGCAGTGGCAACGAGGACGTGCTCGACGCCATCAACCTGGGTGTCAAATCCGGCGATCACCTGCGCCAGCTGATCAGTGATTTGCTCAAGCTGACTACGGAGGACAGCTTGGAGCGCGTTAGCTGGGTGGACCTCCACCACGTCGCCACAGAGGTGATTCAATACTGCCTGCTGCTGCACCCGACGAAGGATTATTCCATCGAAATCCTTGGCGATTTGCCGCGCGTGATGGCTTGCGAAACCATTATCAAGCAGGTGTTGCAAAACCTGTTGGTTAACGCGATTCGCTACCGCCGTGAGGAATTTTTAAAGATTCAGATTTTCAGCAAATCCAACGACGACGACCACCGTATTTGCGTGAGTGATAACGGGCAGGGCATCTCCAGCGAAGAGCGGGAGAAAATCTTCAGCATGTTTTACCGCCACCGTTCGAGCAAGGGGAAGGGCATCGGCCTCGGCTTTTGCCGGCGGGTGCTGGAGAAGCACGGCGGCAAACTATGGGTGGACTCAGAGGTCGGCGTGGGCAGCACGTTTTATTTTTCGCTTCCGCAGGTGCAGCCTGAGGCGGCGCTGGTGTAGCAGGCGGGGCTAATTTTCCTCCATGTGGCAAAGTGATTGACGGCTTCCGCTCTTTGCGGCTTAAACATGCCCTGCTATGGCTGACGCAAACTCCGGAAACTCCTCCCCGAAATACAAGCGCATCGTGCTCAAGCTCAGTGGTGAAGCCTTGGGTGATCGTTCCTCTGGTGACGCTATCAGTGGCGAAATCCTCCAACGCATCGCGGTGGAGATAAAGAAAGTTCACGATCTCGGCGTGCAGGTGTGCCTCGTCGTCGGAGGTGGCAATATCTTCCGTGGTAAGCTGGGTGCCGCCAGCGACCAGAAGGTCGACCGCACCACGGGCGACTTCATGGGCATGATGGCCACGATGATCAATGGCCTGGCGCTGATGGACTGCCTGGAGAAAAACGGCGTCCCGGTCCGCGTGCAAAGCGCGCTACATATCGAGGAAGTCGCCGAGCCATTCATTTTGCGCCGCGCGATTCGCCACTTGGAAAAAGGCCGCGTGGTGATCTTTGTCGCCGGCACCGGCAACCCGTATTTCTCCACCGACACGACTGCCGCACTGCGCGCGAGTGAGATCGGTGCCGACGTCATCATGAAGGCAACCAAGGTAGACGGCATCTACAGCGAAGACCCGGTGAAGAACCCGGATGCCGAAAAGTTTGACAACATCACCTTCATTGACGCGCTCAAAAACCAATACGCGGTCATGGACTCAACGGCGTTCTCGCTCTGCCTGGACAACGAGATGCCAATCATCGTCTTCAGCATGAACGAGCCCGACAGTATCCTCCGCGCCGTTCAGGGCGAGCCGATCGGCACGCTGGTTAGCTAAAAAATGGCTCTGCTGGACATCATCATTTTGTGCGCCCTCGTGCGCCTCAATTTGGAGATGAAATCGCCGGTTCCCTGCACGGTGATTTATGTTGTCGTTGCGCTGTTTTTCATGCTGATCAGCGGCTTACCAATTTTCGCGATGCTTGTATCGGCGGTGACGTATGCCGCGATGGCACTTCTTTTCTTCTGGGCGTTGATCAAGACGAAAAACTCTGCCGCCTGGTGGGTCATTGCGGTTGTCGGTGTGCTGGTGCTGGGGATTTTCTAATCGCCCGACAGTTGTTTGGCGTTATTTCGAGTCGCTGCCTTCTTCGCTTTACACCGATTGAATAACCGATTGAAATTCACGCTATGGACCCTGATGAAATTTTGATGACCGCCAGCGACAGCATGAAAAAAGCTGTCGACCACACGCTGCACGAATTCAGCACGATTCACACTGGTAAGGCGTCGCCTGCCATGGTGGAAACGGTGCAAGTCGACGCTTATGGCAGTATGATGGCGCTCAAGGAAGTCGCCGCGATCACCACGCCCGACGCGCGCACGATCAGCGTGCAGCCGTGGGACAAGACGGTGCTGAAAAGCGTCGAGTCTGCCTTGCTCAAGGCAAACCTCGGCTTCACGCCCAACATCATGGGCGACAAGATTTTCTGCCCGCTGCCCGAGCTGTCCAAGGAGCGCCGTAAGGACCTCGTCAAGATGTGCCACAACCTCGCCGAACAGGGCAAGGTCGGTGTGCGTTCGGCCCGCCGCGACGCGATGGACGCGATCAAGGCCGCCGAGAAGGAAAAGGAAATTTCCGAGGACGACCGCAAGCTCTACGAAAAGGAAGTCCAGGCCGAGACTGACAAATACACCAAGGACATCGAGGAGCACCTGAAGAGCAAGGAAGCCGAGCTTCTGAAAGTGTAACGATTGGGGATTTTGGATTTCGGATTGCGGATTTTTGCAATTCGTCTCGATGCCGCATGCCATTTTAAATACTGCTTGGCGCAAAGTAAGCTGCCAAGTTGCTGTCATTCATGTCTGAACCATTCCGCAATCCGCAATCCGCAATCCGCAATGCCAAGCGGGTGGTGGTCAAGCTGGGCACGGGCATCCTCACCTCGACGGTGGGCTGCCTGGATGCGGCGTGTCTGGAGCAGATTGCCGCGCAGATTGCCGAGCTCAAGCAGCGCGGGCTGGAGGTAATTGTGGTCAGCTCTGGTGCAGTGGGTCTGGGCATGGGCCGGCTGGGGCTCACGCAACGACCCAGTCGTTTAGCCGCGCAGCAGGCCTGCGCCGCAGTTGGGCAGAGCATACTCACCGAGACTTGGCAGGGTGCTTTTACGCCGCATAACATCATTGTCGCTCAGCTATTGCTCACCCGGGATGACGTGCGTGGCCGCCGTCGCCATGTGGCGGTGCGCGACCTGCTCGAAGAGCTGATCAGCGAGGGCATCGTGCCGATCATCAATGAGAATGATTCCGTCAGCAAAGCCGAGCTGGAGCTGCTGGGCTTTGGCGATAACGACGTGCTTTCGTCGCTGGTGGCCAGTCTGGTGAAAGCCGATCTGCTCGCGATTTTATCCACTGCGCCCGGTGTGATTGATCGGTTGGGCAGTGGCGAAATTATTCCCTACATTGAGCGGATTTCCGCAGAGATTGAGGCGCTGGCTGGCGGCTCGGAGAGCGCAACCGGCACCGGTGGCATGGTTACCAAGCTGGAGGCCGCGCGCATTGCGACGATGGCCGGAGCCACGGTTTTCATCGGGCATGGCAAGGAGCCGGATATTCTGCTGAAGCTACTCGGTGGCGAAGCGGTGGGCACGATCTTCGCGCCGGGTGATCAGTTGCTCAATGCGCGGCACCGCTGGATCGCCCATTTTCAGGAGTCGCGCGGCCTGCTCAAGGTCGACGCCGGTGCGGCGAGGGCTTTGCAGGAGAAAGGCAGCAGCCTGTTGGCCAAGGGGATTATTGCCGCCGAAGGCGAGTTCGACGTGGGCGATGTCGTCAGCGTGGCCGACCCGGATGGCGTGGTCTTCGCGCGCGGGGTGGTCCACTTCGACCAGGCAACCTTGCAGCCTTTGCTGGGCAAGAGCAACGCGGAGATCGCCGCGGCTCACCCGGACCTGACCCGCATGGAGATTATCCACCGCGACGAGCTGGTGCTGATGCGGCGCTAGTTGGTCGGCTCGCTGTCGGCGGGGGTTTCGTCGAATTCGCTGGTGATTTCCTCGTCGTCAAAGACCTCGGCATCTTCGGGTGTTTCGATGCGCTTTTCGCAGCGGATGTCGCCGTAGGTGATGTCCTGCTCGACGATGAGCTTTTTCAATCGGGTCAGCTCCAGCACTGCCAGAAAGGTCGATACGAGCATATTGATACCGTAAGACTTGCCCTCGAATAGCTCGGTGAAGTTAAAGCGGTCGCGGGTTTCCAGGGTCGTCAGGATATACTCCATGCGGTCGGCGACGGAGACTTGCTCGTCGTGGATTTCGCCGGAGCGCATGCCTTCGGCCAGGCGGCGAAGGACGAGGTTGAAGGAATTCCAGACCTCGATTTTATCGGTCGGCTTGAGCGGTCGCGCTTCTTTTTGGTCGTTGGATTCGCGGAAAATACGCGGTATGAGGTCCTGCTGCTGCTCGACGAGGTCCTGTAGCTGATAGGCGGCCTCTTTGAATTTCTTGTATTCGAGGAGTTGCTGGACCAGTTCCCAGCGCGGGTCGGCCTCTTCTTCGTCTTCGGCGGCCTGCTTCACCTGTTCGTTGGTCGGCAGCAGCATGCGGCTTTTGACGTACATGAGCGTCGCCGCCATGACAAAAAAGTCTCCCGCGATCTCGAGGTTGAGCTGTTCCATCGACTTGAGCACGTCGAGGTATTGCCGAGTCACGCGCTCGATCGGGATGTCGTAGATGTCGATCTCGTTCTTGCGAATGAGGAACAATAGAAGATCGAGCGGCCCTTCGAAAACGGGCAATCGAATGGCGAGTTCCTGGCTTGGGCCCAAGGCACCATCCTGAATTTGTGGGCTGGTATCCGTCACGTTTGGCAGTGGAAATGATCCCCGCCTAAAGTTCAATCGGAAAGCGCTTACTCCTCAATAATGAAGAGGAAGGTATTTGCTCCAGACTCAATCATTTGGCCGGTCGCGAGGTTGCCGTCGTCCACCGCTTGATCGATTTGGACGATCACGTTTTCGCTCGCTTCGTATCCGCTGATGCCGATGGCAAACTGATAATTCGAGGCATCGACAGTCCAATTACCGCCAATGACGGTGGTGTTGGTGATGACGTCGGCGCGAATGTAGTCGTAAAAGTCCGCTGGAGGACCGTTGCCAGTGCCTACCGGGTAAACACCCTCAGTCAAGTTGTAGCGGTTCACGGCTTCGGTGACCGCACGAAAATCATTCAGGAAGGCAGCAACACGAGTTCTTTCGCGAACAGCCTGAAATCCGGGAATCGCCATGGCCAAAAGCACACCAATGATCAGGACTACCACCATAATTTCCAAAATGGTGAAGCCGCGGTGTGGTTGCTTTAGGGATGTATTCATCGCTTAGTTCCTAGATTTTCGGTCTGAAACTAAGGTGAATTCCGTATTCTTGTCCAGTCTAATCCCTGGTATTTGAGCTAAATCTTTAAAAACTTAACAAACGAACGCGAACTTTCGCCTGAAAACCATCTTCGCGCGTAGCGCCCTGGAGGTAGCCGATCACGAACTCGATATCCCAAGAGTTGGCGAACCGCGTTTGCCAGCTGTAGTATTGCTCGACGAGTTCACTCAGCTCGGCATCGATGCGCCATTCGGCGCGCAGGGCGTTGCGTTCGTTGACACGGTATTCGCCGCCGATGAGGAATTGGTTGATATTTGAGCCGGGGATGTCGGTGACCATGTTGGTGCCGACGTAGGCTTGCCACTCCTCGCCGTCGACCACGGTGGTGCGGGTGCTGACTTGTGGGACGGAGGGCGAATTGGGATCGATGCGGACAAAGATAGAGGAAGACAGCCAGTAGGCGGGGCGGACGGTGAGCTCGGTGTAAATATCTGATGCAAAGCGATCACCCGGGCGGACAAATGGACGGTAGGGCGGGTTGATAATGACCTCTGTCGGGCGCTGGTCGAAGCGGAATTCGTGGTAGATGTTAAACTCGGCCATGTCGTAGGAGCCGTAGCCCTTGGCGCGGGTCTGTAGGGAGTTTTCCAGACCGTAGCGGATGGTGTTTTCCGCATAGAGGTCGTCGATGTTGCGCTTGTTGGCGAGGCCTAGGGGGTCGAGGTAGGTGTCAAAGGGGGAGCTGGTGTCGATCTTGGGGATCAGGGTGTTACCCGCGTCCGCGGCCGGAATGTAGCGATACTGGACAATGGGCTTCATCACGTGGCGAAGGCCATCTATGCCCCAGAATTCGTCTTTGACGTTCCAGTGGCCGGTGATCAGTGCTTCGAAATCCATACCGACTTCACCCAGCACGCGGGTGTAGGCCCCGTTGTGGTTGTAGGTGTTCCAGTAGTTGGTGAGCATCGCGCCGGCGACCGGGGTGACGGTGGCCCAATCGTTGAGCTTGGTCGGGCGGTTCAGGCCGTAGTAGGCGTTGAAGCGATTGGAGGTGGTTTCCGCAAACAGGCCGGTGGGGGACTTCTCCGACAGGCTGACGAAGTCTGCGCTGGCCCGGTGGTAAACGGTGGTTTCGAAAATCTCGGAGGGCAGCAGGTTAAAGCTGATTTCCGGCATGCGCTGGGCGACGAGCTCCCAGTCGTTGGGCTGGTAGCGCATGAAGGCACCAAAAACGAAATTATCACCCCGCAAGTTCGCGGATGCCCAGCTGTCCGGGATTTGGTTGTCATAGAAAAGCTCCTCGCGGAAGTCGCGCGTGACCTCGGAGTCCGACCACCAACTGAGGGTGCTGGCGATGTCGATATTGTCACCTACTTCGCCGAGGTGCCGCCATTCGATGAAGTCGCGGCTGCGGCGGATGGGGTTACCCAGTGTGTCCAGGCCAAGCTCGCTGCTGTCTCCCAGGTCGTAGATGAATCCCGTGTTGATGTAGCCAGACTGGTAGCCGTTGTCACCATTTTCGCCCAACTGCCAGTTGTATTTTGCCACCGGACCACCCAGGAAGCCGCGCTCGGAGTAGCCGTCGATATTGGCCCCGATTTTCAGCTCCGGCAACACGCGCACGAGCGCCTGATTTTGCACATAGGCACCGAGATTGCCCTGGTAGCCGACATCGCCGCGGTAATCGATGGGGGAGTCCTCTTCGATGTTTTGCTCGAAGTAGGGCATGTAGAAAATGGGAAACGATCCGAGGCGGAAGGTGGCGTCGTAAACTTCCAGCGTTTCGTTGTCCTTTACTAGGTAGCGCTTGGCCTTGATGTTGAGCGCGTAGGCGTCGGGCTCCTGGAAGTAGATGGTGCCGTCGGTGACTTCGATTTCCTCGTTGTTGCCGGAGATGCTGCCACCCTGCAAGAAGAGCGGGTGCCGGCCCATGCGGAAATCACCCGCGGCAAAGCTGCTGTGAAAGTAATCATACTCCGCCGTGTCGCTGAGGATGCGGAAGGAGCCCCGCGTCAGCTGGACGTTGTCATTGGCCTTGAGCGTGGAGGTGTCCTGCAGGAAGATAATCTCGTCACTCTTCAGGACGATGTTGCCGTGGCTGAGCTCGGCATTGCCCTTGGCGACCATGGAGTTGGTGTCCGCGTCGTATTCCTGGCTATCGGATTCCAACTGGGGAAGCTCAGCGTCGACCTTGGGCAATTGAGCGCCAAGGCTGCTCGTGAAAATTACGCCCATCAGCACAGGGCAGGCAGCTCTCAGTTTAGTCAGCACGCGGGCGACGATAGGGCAGGCGTGGCGCGTTTCACAAGGCTATTTGTTGCATGTTTGCGACCCTTTCCGTTAACTGGTTGCCGTGACGCCAGAAAACCTCCTCGCCAATCTCCCCACGTCGCTGCCCGCTGAGCTGATGGAAGACCTCGTCTGTGCCAATGGCGTGCGCATCGAGCGCATCGTCTCCACCGGCCAATGCTCGGCACCCGGTGACTGGTATGACCAGGCCGAAAACGAGTGGGTATTGTTGCTCGCTGGCGCGGCCCGGTTGGAGATCGAGGAAAACGACTCTTGCCGCAAGCTGGAGCTCCACGCCGGTGACCATTGTTTCCTCCCTGCGCACCAACGCCACCGCGTCGACTGGACCGACCCCGCGCAGCCTACCGTTTGGCTGGCGGTATGGTGGCCAGCATAGGTCAATCGCTCAGAACTTCAAGATAGAGACTCCAGGTATAGGCATCGTGCTGATATGGTGTTGCTGCTGAAACGGGCGGTCCCAACACGGCCTTATCAATCCATTCCGGGTCGATCTCTTTAATTTTGGCTGCTGCTTGAATCGATTCAGTTGAAGGCGATCCGAAAAACGCGAGAATATAGGCGGGCAGGCCGAGAATGACTGCGAGCACTAGCCATATGGTTATTGGTAGTAATACCGGCAGCCACGTTTTCTTTTTCTGCCTGAAAGCCCAGATTGAAGTCACCAATGTGGCTCCGAAAAACAGGAGGTTTAGAATGACTGAGAAGACCAATGTTTTGCCGAATAAAAATAGGTCGGCATGGGCCATATTTAGAAATATCAAGCCTGCGAGCCATCCGCAAAGAACGATGCATAGAGTTAGGATTCGCATGGTTCTTTTTGGCTAAAGTAGAAATATTCGAGAGTGCGGCATGATGGGATCTGTTTTCCCATGTATTCATGATATCACTTTGATTATCGCGATGCTTTACCCAGCGCAGCCTACCGTTTGGCTGGCGGTGTGGTGGCCGGCTGGGTGATTGACCCATTGCTAGTCAAAGGTGGCGGCCGATGTATCATCGGCCAGAATCGCGGCAGTCAAAGTCTGGTTATCAAAGAGGCGCGATTTGCCGATATGGCCCAGGCACGGACCGATTCAATCTATCCGTCTCATCCTCTGGCCGATGGGGACATCGGCCGCCACCTTCTTTGCGCCAGGTTTCTTGATCGCACGCCTCAGTGGGCTGGCACATCGCCGATCTCGAGCATGTGGACGTCGAGTCGGCGGGTCATGTCTTTGACGACGTCGGCATAGGCGGGGTCGTGGTAGACGTTGAACAGCTCCAGCGGGTCTTTCTCTAGATCGAACAACTCCCACTCAGGTGTTTCGCCGCCGGGTTGGGTGCCCTGGACGCCCATGCCCTCGTTATACCAATAGATCAGCTTGTGGTCGTGGGTGCGGATGCCGTAGTGGGCGTAGGCATTGTGCGCGTCGTCGCGGTGCATCCAGTAGCGCTGATAGGCAATTTCGGTCCAGTCGTCGGGCGTCTGTTCTTCCAGGAGCGGGCGCAGGCTGCGGCCCTGCATGTGGCGGGGGATGGGCAAGCCCGCGTAGTCGAGGAAGGTCTCGGCAAAGTCGACATTGCTCGCCATATCTGTGCAAATGGTCCCCGCACAGATGCCCTCCGGGTAGCGGACCAGGAACGGCATGCGAAAGCTTTCCTCGTAGATGAAGCGCTTGTCGAACCAACCGTGCTCGCCGAGGAAGAAGCCCTGATCGGAGGTGTAGACGACAAGGGTGTTTTCGGCTAAACCTTGCTCGTCGAGGTAGTCCAGCAGGCGGCCGACGTTTTCATCGATCGAGTGGACGCACTGCAAATATTTTTGCATGTAGCGCTGGTATTTGAAACGCTTCAGCTCGTCTTGTGATGCGAAGGTAAAGACCTCGCCAGTGACGGAGCAGGTCAGCTCAAAGCCGGTAACATCCTCGGGGAAGGGGATGAGGTCGCGCGGTCCTTTGCCCTCGTGCGGCTCGATGTCGAGGTCCTTGTAATTCATGTCGTGGCTCACGCGCATTTGGGCGTTCATGGCGGCGGCAGCGCGGTTTTTATAATCGTCGTCAAAGGTGTCGGGGACGCGGATCGGGTCAGTGTAAAGACTGCGGTGTTCGGCCTTGGGATGCCAGGAGCGGTGTGGTGCCTTGTGGTGGCACATGAGGAAAAACGGCTTGTCGGCATCGCGCTCGTCTAGCCAGCCAAGGCACTTGTCGGTGATGATATCGGTCACGTAGCCCTCGTCTTTTTGCTCGCCGCTGGCCTCGATAAAGGTGGGGTCGTAGTAGTCGCCCTGGCCGGGCACGACCGACCAGAAATCAAAGCCCGTGGGGCAATGTCCAGGGCCTTCGCCGAGGTGCCACTTGCCGATGATCGCCGTTTGGTAGCCGCCTTGCTTGAGGTATTTGGCGACGTTGGGTTGGCGGTTATCGATGTGCTCATGCAGGCCGAAAACGCCGTTCAGGTGGTTGTGCATGCCGGTGAGAATTGTTGCCCGGCTCGGCGCGCAGATGGAATTCGTGACGTAGCAATGGTCGAAGCGCATGCCCTCGTTGGCCAGGCGGTCGATGTTTGGCGTGCTGTTGATCCCATGCCCGTAAGCGCTGATGGCTTGAGCTGCGTGATCATCGGACATGATAAAGACAATGTTGGGGCGCTGGTTCATGTTTAAACCGCTAACACGTTTTGTTCAGCGGAGAAAAGTCCTTTTGCGCTTTTATTTTTTGGCACCGGGGCTGAGCGCCGCGTCGAGCCGCAGGCTTTTGCGAACCGATTCCATGCCGCCCTGATAGGATTTCAGGATGCCCGGGCGGACGTCGGCGGACGCGGCGAACTCCGGCCATCGGTTGATTGCATTGGCGACCTCGTCGTGTATTTCCCGCATGCGATTGACGGCGATTGAATGCTTGCGCCCCAGCTCGACAATGTCACTGGCCGTGAACAGGCGCTTGCCGTTGATGTTGAGCGCCTGACCACCGTGAAGGCTGCTGACGTAGGTCAAATCGTAAGCCGGCGCGAGCGACCATTGACCGTCATCATCCATTAGGAACGAGAAGTTTTTCGCGTGGTCGTCCTGATTGTGGGCAAGGACGTTGA
This is a stretch of genomic DNA from Cerasicoccus sp. TK19100. It encodes these proteins:
- the proB gene encoding glutamate 5-kinase, producing MSEPFRNPQSAIRNAKRVVVKLGTGILTSTVGCLDAACLEQIAAQIAELKQRGLEVIVVSSGAVGLGMGRLGLTQRPSRLAAQQACAAVGQSILTETWQGAFTPHNIIVAQLLLTRDDVRGRRRHVAVRDLLEELISEGIVPIINENDSVSKAELELLGFGDNDVLSSLVASLVKADLLAILSTAPGVIDRLGSGEIIPYIERISAEIEALAGGSESATGTGGMVTKLEAARIATMAGATVFIGHGKEPDILLKLLGGEAVGTIFAPGDQLLNARHRWIAHFQESRGLLKVDAGAARALQEKGSSLLAKGIIAAEGEFDVGDVVSVADPDGVVFARGVVHFDQATLQPLLGKSNAEIAAAHPDLTRMEIIHRDELVLMRR
- the frr gene encoding ribosome recycling factor; this encodes MDPDEILMTASDSMKKAVDHTLHEFSTIHTGKASPAMVETVQVDAYGSMMALKEVAAITTPDARTISVQPWDKTVLKSVESALLKANLGFTPNIMGDKIFCPLPELSKERRKDLVKMCHNLAEQGKVGVRSARRDAMDAIKAAEKEKEISEDDRKLYEKEVQAETDKYTKDIEEHLKSKEAELLKV
- a CDS encoding ATP-binding protein — its product is MMDTKLDPNLLTDCDKEPIHLLGGVQPHGVMVVLDAGDYRILRVSASAATVFGIEPETLLGKCMLRYVEDANRDDLVDRLSNAARNYANPMGVTLNLPSGKMSFDCIGHFVNGDIVLEFENPGERAHYYAQGFSEHYELTQKCLSYITGCETMVDAAHFICKQVREATGFDRVMFYRFEPEGHGEVVGEAKRDDLEAFLGLHYPATDIPKQARKLYERNWIRLIMDIGAEPAPLLPADMPTMDMSDCVLRSVSPVHIQYLKNMDVTASMSVSLMNGQELWGLIACHHYSGPMFVPYTTRLSCVYLGQLVSAQMVTKLKHEQSEQVAHRRHSLIALGKSISDSSSLTEALRMNAEALLKAVRADGFTLIAEDETLTIGTSPQAGFLDALVCQPEKGAAIFSQSIVADFPGAADLAGDCAGLAMLPLGTDWKLVFYRVERVQEIRWAGRPDESGEAKPLTPRNSFEEWKEMVRGLSEAWSSADVSIVEDLQSWLMTFVIKRNADLNRLNDQLHSKNEEIEQFTYSVSHDLKSPLVTIKAFSGALMEDIGKGQFDSAQDNLLRIQRASDRMAEFIEELLAFSRIGSKGKMVAINMDELLAGIRFDLEVMTREVGAEIVCQSDLPNCQGCHGEVSRLFQNLLDNALKYGCTAEKPRIEVTGAVDGDFCIYRVRDNGAGIKEKYHKRIFRLFQRLSSKTQGSGVGLASVLKIAQRHGGNCGVSSEPGQGAEFWVKLPLGDE
- a CDS encoding response regulator, which translates into the protein MNDFATDGRCFMLLLAEDEDDHACLVERSLACAPIPVELTRVRDGGEALDYLNRQGEFALAEPPDLLLLDLKLPGVSGLELLEEISQLPRFAALPKVVYSTSVAHRDVQLAYELGASSYLKKPMEFTDFKQMISALCLYWGVWNQVPPIDQSNYEK
- a CDS encoding ATP-binding response regulator, whose translation is MRSKYNVFVVEDNDDHFNIIKGLLSANQMNVNSLVRAQSSHEAERVLKENNFDVILLDLSLPDSSPAETIDLATAFAPNTAIIVLTSLSEDDLIERALSAGAQDYIDKYSLDSNTLEKSITHAVERKRILCQLSHKNQELERFGSLLAHEIANPVQTMATALWLAQDALSRSGNEDVLDAINLGVKSGDHLRQLISDLLKLTTEDSLERVSWVDLHHVATEVIQYCLLLHPTKDYSIEILGDLPRVMACETIIKQVLQNLLVNAIRYRREEFLKIQIFSKSNDDDHRICVSDNGQGISSEEREKIFSMFYRHRSSKGKGIGLGFCRRVLEKHGGKLWVDSEVGVGSTFYFSLPQVQPEAALV
- the pyrH gene encoding UMP kinase — translated: MADANSGNSSPKYKRIVLKLSGEALGDRSSGDAISGEILQRIAVEIKKVHDLGVQVCLVVGGGNIFRGKLGAASDQKVDRTTGDFMGMMATMINGLALMDCLEKNGVPVRVQSALHIEEVAEPFILRRAIRHLEKGRVVIFVAGTGNPYFSTDTTAALRASEIGADVIMKATKVDGIYSEDPVKNPDAEKFDNITFIDALKNQYAVMDSTAFSLCLDNEMPIIVFSMNEPDSILRAVQGEPIGTLVS